In Luteimonas sp. MC1750, the following proteins share a genomic window:
- the tkt gene encoding transketolase has translation MTSPSRRDLANAIRILAMDAVQAANSGHPGMPMGMADIAEVLWNDYLNHNPGNPKWFNRDRFVLSNGHGSMLQYALLHLAGYDLPIEELKNFRQLGHRTPGHPENFVTGGVETTTGPLGQGFANAVGFALAEKLLAQRFNRPEYAVVDHRTWVFLGDGCLMEGISHEAASLAGTWGLGKLVAFWDDNRISIDGDTAGWFTDDTPARFEAYGWRVIRDIDGHDAAAIKAAIDQAMQHDDRPVLLCCRTTIGYGSPAKAGSESSHGAPLGKDEIVATRKALGWEHGEFEIPETIYDGWRANNAGTVREEQWNRMFDAYAQRHPELAGELSRRSHGELPEGFSAAADAYIAKLQAESPKVASRKASQMAIEAFAPHLPELVGGSADLAGSNLTLWSGSKSVAGDDPDANYVYYGVREFAMTAISNGLALHGGFIPYDATFLVFSDYARNAVRMGALMGAHVIHVYTHDSIGLGEDGPTHQPVEHLASLRAIPGNDVWRPCDAVESAVCWKAAIERQDGPACLVFSRQNLAPQARDEAQVAAIARGGYVLKDSVGAPEVILIATGSEVGLAMYAAAQLGDAVRVVSMPSTDVFDRQDASYRESVLPNACRKRVAIEAGVSDFWRKYVGLDGAVIGIDRFGASAPAEVLFPHFGFTVEAVVDAARAL, from the coding sequence ATGACCAGCCCCAGCCGCCGCGACCTCGCCAATGCCATCCGCATCCTCGCCATGGACGCCGTCCAGGCGGCCAACTCCGGCCACCCCGGCATGCCCATGGGCATGGCCGACATCGCCGAGGTGCTGTGGAATGACTACCTGAACCACAACCCGGGCAACCCGAAGTGGTTCAACCGCGACCGCTTCGTGCTGTCAAACGGCCACGGCTCGATGCTGCAGTACGCGCTGCTGCACCTGGCGGGCTACGACCTGCCGATCGAGGAGCTGAAGAACTTCCGCCAGCTCGGCCACCGCACGCCGGGGCACCCGGAGAACTTCGTCACCGGCGGCGTCGAGACCACCACCGGGCCGCTGGGCCAGGGCTTCGCGAACGCGGTGGGTTTCGCGCTGGCCGAGAAGCTGCTGGCGCAGCGCTTCAACCGTCCCGAGTACGCGGTCGTCGACCATCGCACCTGGGTCTTCCTGGGCGACGGCTGCCTGATGGAGGGCATCAGCCACGAAGCCGCCTCGCTGGCCGGCACCTGGGGCCTGGGCAAGCTGGTCGCGTTCTGGGACGACAACCGCATCTCGATCGACGGCGACACCGCGGGCTGGTTCACCGACGACACCCCGGCGCGCTTCGAGGCCTACGGCTGGCGCGTGATCCGCGACATCGACGGGCATGACGCCGCCGCCATCAAGGCCGCGATCGACCAGGCGATGCAGCACGACGACCGGCCGGTGCTGCTCTGCTGCCGCACGACCATCGGCTACGGCTCGCCGGCCAAGGCGGGCAGCGAGTCCTCGCACGGGGCGCCGCTGGGCAAGGACGAGATCGTGGCCACGCGCAAGGCGCTGGGCTGGGAGCACGGCGAGTTCGAAATCCCCGAAACGATCTACGACGGCTGGCGTGCGAACAACGCCGGCACCGTGCGCGAGGAGCAGTGGAACCGGATGTTCGACGCCTACGCGCAGCGGCACCCGGAGCTGGCCGGTGAGCTGTCGCGCCGCTCGCACGGGGAATTGCCGGAAGGATTTTCCGCCGCGGCCGACGCGTACATCGCGAAGCTGCAGGCCGAGAGCCCCAAGGTCGCCTCGCGCAAGGCCTCGCAGATGGCGATCGAGGCCTTTGCGCCGCACCTGCCCGAGCTCGTCGGCGGCTCGGCCGACCTGGCCGGTTCCAACCTCACCCTGTGGAGCGGCAGCAAGTCGGTGGCCGGCGACGATCCCGACGCCAACTACGTCTATTACGGCGTGCGCGAGTTCGCGATGACCGCGATCTCCAACGGCCTGGCGCTGCATGGCGGTTTCATCCCCTATGACGCCACCTTCCTGGTGTTCAGCGATTACGCGCGCAACGCAGTGCGCATGGGCGCGCTGATGGGTGCGCACGTCATCCACGTCTACACCCACGATTCCATCGGCCTGGGCGAGGACGGCCCGACGCACCAGCCCGTCGAGCACCTGGCCAGCCTGCGTGCGATCCCCGGAAATGACGTCTGGCGCCCCTGCGACGCGGTCGAATCCGCCGTTTGCTGGAAGGCCGCGATCGAGCGCCAGGACGGGCCCGCCTGCCTGGTGTTCTCGCGCCAGAACCTTGCACCCCAGGCGCGCGACGAAGCGCAGGTCGCAGCGATCGCGCGCGGCGGTTACGTGCTGAAGGATTCCGTGGGCGCACCGGAGGTGATCCTGATCGCCACCGGCTCCGAGGTCGGCCTGGCCATGTACGCGGCCGCGCAGCTGGGTGACGCCGTGCGCGTGGTGTCGATGCCCTCGACCGATGTCTTCGACCGCCAGGACGCCAGCTATCGCGAATCGGTATTGCCGAACGCCTGCAGGAAGCGCGTGGCGATCGAGGCCGGCGTTTCCGACTTCTGGCGCAAGTACGTGGGCCTGGACGGCGCGGTGATCGGCATCGACCGCTTTGGCGCCAGTGCCCCGGCGGAGGTGCTGTTCCCGCACTTCGGCTTCACGGTCGAGGCGGTGGTCGACGCCGCGCGCGCGCTCTAG
- a CDS encoding dicarboxylate/amino acid:cation symporter encodes MTEPTAPARPRMPLHWKIAIGFVAGLVLGLFVHYGIGRDTGWVQALTEYVTQPFSTLFLSLIFMMIVPLLFSALVVGVSEMGDVKSLGRIGWRTLIATVVLSGIAVLLGLVMVNVFKPGVGVDPALAQQLLADSAERTAAIVRDSGAQPTGVQMLLDIVPQNVIGAAANNANILALMFFALMFGVGIVMSPDTAPIRTLRRGIEGIFEISMTLIGLIIRLAPAAVFCFMFNLAVLFGWDLLLRLGAFVLVVVGALALHMLVTYSLALKFVGGYSPLKFFKGVQEAMLMAFSTASSNATLPTALKVADRDLHLPTKVSRFVLTIGATANQNGTALFEGVTVIFLAQFFGVDLTWGQQFMVMLVCILGGIGTAGVPSGSLPVVALICAMVGVPPEGIGLILGVNHFLDMCRTTVNVTGDLGIAAIVSKGEVDAPTDLMADRPEATG; translated from the coding sequence ATGACCGAGCCGACCGCGCCCGCCAGGCCGCGCATGCCGCTGCACTGGAAGATCGCCATCGGCTTCGTCGCGGGCCTCGTGCTGGGCCTGTTCGTGCACTACGGCATCGGTCGCGACACCGGCTGGGTGCAGGCCCTGACCGAGTACGTCACGCAGCCGTTCTCGACCCTGTTCCTCAGTCTGATCTTCATGATGATCGTGCCGCTGCTGTTCTCGGCGCTGGTGGTCGGCGTGTCGGAGATGGGCGACGTGAAGTCGCTCGGGCGCATCGGCTGGCGCACGCTGATCGCGACCGTGGTGCTGTCGGGCATCGCGGTGCTGCTCGGGCTGGTGATGGTCAACGTGTTCAAGCCGGGCGTCGGCGTCGATCCGGCGCTCGCGCAGCAGCTGCTGGCCGACAGCGCCGAGCGCACCGCGGCGATCGTCCGCGACAGCGGCGCGCAGCCCACCGGCGTGCAGATGCTGCTCGACATCGTGCCGCAGAACGTGATCGGCGCCGCCGCCAACAACGCCAACATCCTGGCGCTCATGTTCTTCGCGCTGATGTTCGGCGTCGGCATCGTGATGAGCCCGGACACCGCGCCGATCCGGACGCTGCGCCGCGGCATCGAGGGCATCTTCGAGATCTCGATGACCCTCATCGGCCTGATCATCCGCCTGGCGCCGGCGGCGGTGTTCTGCTTCATGTTCAACCTGGCCGTGCTGTTCGGCTGGGACCTGCTGCTGCGCCTGGGCGCCTTCGTGCTGGTGGTGGTGGGCGCGCTCGCGCTGCACATGCTGGTGACCTATTCGCTGGCGCTGAAGTTCGTCGGCGGCTATTCGCCGCTCAAGTTCTTCAAGGGGGTGCAGGAGGCGATGCTGATGGCCTTCTCCACCGCGTCCAGCAACGCCACGCTGCCCACCGCGCTCAAGGTCGCCGACCGCGACCTGCACCTGCCGACCAAGGTGTCGCGCTTCGTGCTCACCATCGGCGCCACCGCCAACCAGAACGGCACCGCGCTGTTCGAGGGCGTGACGGTGATCTTCCTCGCCCAGTTCTTCGGCGTGGACCTGACCTGGGGCCAGCAGTTCATGGTGATGCTGGTCTGCATCCTGGGCGGCATCGGCACCGCCGGGGTGCCCTCGGGCTCGCTGCCGGTGGTGGCGCTGATCTGCGCCATGGTCGGGGTGCCGCCGGAAGGCATCGGCCTGATCCTGGGCGTGAACCACTTCCTCGACATGTGCCGGACCACGGTCAACGTGACCGGCGACCTCGGGATCGCGGCGATCGTGTCCAAGGGCGAAGTGGACGCGCCGACGGACCTGATGGCGGACAGGCCCGAAGCCACGGGCTGA
- a CDS encoding BatD family protein: MSNPSHSRLGFARVLLALVLALAPALASAEVRAWLDRDRIELGETVTLNIEVDTGGRPDYGPLAGDFRIEQRSSRQSFELRNGQSVSRTLHAVALQPLRGGVLTVPALAVGGERTAPLTLTVAPASVARPPARGPAFIEAEVDDPSPYVQQAVGLRLRLYYSVQLLSGQLDQPAVDGLGLQRAGSDLQYTREVGGRRFQVVERRYLLIPERSGRIELPAATFRGRGVGGWLDDLFGDGQRALSADGPAIALEVRPVPAAAPRPWLPLHGLQLRWLQAPDAARAGDAFTVELELVADGATAAQLEMPMLAADAGAQVFPEPAQHDETIEDGRPRVRMVRRYSVLPARDGPLRIEAPALGWWDVGANRAREATLPALEVDVAPAAGAVGAGGTRGNVGTGAARGIGTQAADDSGPWVRLPGVQGPVHRWALATVVFALLWLLTLAWGLQWRQRGQAAAGAALDDGIAGAKAVPRARGHGAALRKALDTGDLGEVSAALCALASPPAADLDALSMRVAPGPQRDAIGQLQRARWGQDGDGAAQARAAVRAAFARGADWIDADEGGDALLPPHYPR; the protein is encoded by the coding sequence ATGTCGAACCCGTCCCATTCCCGCCTGGGCTTCGCCAGGGTGCTGCTTGCACTGGTGCTGGCCCTGGCGCCCGCGCTGGCTTCGGCCGAGGTCCGCGCCTGGCTCGACCGCGACCGCATCGAGCTCGGCGAGACGGTCACGCTCAACATCGAGGTCGATACCGGCGGCCGTCCCGACTACGGACCGCTGGCGGGCGATTTCCGCATCGAACAGCGCAGCAGCCGACAGTCCTTCGAACTTCGCAACGGCCAGTCGGTTTCGCGCACGCTGCACGCGGTGGCGCTTCAGCCGCTGCGTGGAGGCGTGCTTACCGTGCCCGCGCTCGCGGTCGGCGGCGAGCGCACGGCCCCGCTCACGCTGACGGTGGCACCCGCCAGCGTCGCGCGGCCGCCCGCGCGCGGTCCCGCCTTCATCGAGGCCGAGGTCGACGATCCGTCGCCCTACGTGCAGCAAGCGGTCGGCCTACGACTGCGGCTCTACTACTCGGTGCAGCTGTTGTCGGGACAGCTCGACCAGCCCGCGGTCGATGGCCTCGGGCTCCAGCGCGCCGGCAGCGACCTGCAGTACACGCGCGAGGTCGGCGGCCGCCGCTTCCAGGTCGTCGAACGTCGCTACCTGCTGATCCCCGAGCGCAGCGGCAGGATCGAGCTGCCCGCCGCCACCTTCCGCGGGCGCGGCGTCGGCGGCTGGCTGGATGACCTCTTCGGCGACGGGCAGCGCGCCCTGTCCGCCGACGGCCCGGCGATCGCACTCGAGGTGAGGCCGGTGCCGGCCGCCGCGCCGCGTCCCTGGCTGCCGCTGCACGGCTTGCAGCTGCGCTGGCTGCAGGCGCCCGACGCCGCACGTGCCGGCGACGCGTTCACCGTCGAACTGGAGCTGGTCGCCGACGGCGCCACGGCGGCGCAGCTGGAGATGCCGATGCTGGCGGCCGATGCCGGCGCGCAGGTGTTCCCGGAGCCGGCCCAGCACGACGAGACGATCGAGGACGGGCGCCCGCGCGTGCGCATGGTGCGCCGCTACTCGGTGCTCCCCGCGCGTGACGGCCCGCTGCGGATCGAGGCGCCGGCCCTGGGCTGGTGGGACGTCGGCGCGAACCGCGCGCGCGAGGCGACGCTGCCCGCGCTCGAGGTCGACGTGGCGCCCGCCGCCGGCGCGGTCGGTGCGGGCGGGACCCGCGGCAACGTCGGGACCGGTGCCGCGCGCGGCATCGGTACGCAGGCGGCGGACGACAGCGGCCCCTGGGTCCGGCTGCCGGGCGTGCAGGGACCCGTGCACCGCTGGGCGCTGGCGACGGTGGTGTTCGCGCTGCTGTGGCTGCTCACCCTGGCCTGGGGCCTGCAGTGGCGCCAGCGCGGCCAGGCTGCGGCGGGGGCCGCCCTGGACGACGGAATCGCGGGTGCGAAGGCTGTGCCCAGGGCCCGCGGTCACGGTGCGGCGCTGCGCAAGGCGCTGGACACCGGCGACCTGGGCGAGGTCTCCGCCGCCCTGTGCGCGCTCGCCTCGCCGCCGGCCGCCGACCTCGACGCGCTGTCGATGCGCGTCGCCCCGGGCCCGCAGCGCGACGCCATCGGCCAGCTGCAGCGCGCGCGCTGGGGCCAGGACGGGGACGGCGCGGCCCAGGCGCGCGCGGCCGTGCGTGCCGCGTTCGCGCGCGGCGCGGACTGGATCGACGCCGACGAGGGCGGGGACGCGCTGCTCCCACCGCACTATCCCCGGTGA
- a CDS encoding VWA domain-containing protein codes for MTLPFGELGFLRPAWLLALLLLPLLAWQWRRRARQRSVWRAAVDPHLLPHLLVPGRGAGRGAWAGTVVLAGLGLAILALAGPSWRSVPQPLQAGGGALVLALDLSGATLANDLQPSRLAQARARLDAILRAHTGDVALVVYADDAHVVSPMTDDAANVSVFLDALAPDIMPVDGARPGRAIDLAVELLVGAGHAQGEILLLAPGADTAAVRAAARAAGSGHRVSALAMGTAEGAGYRGRDGGIHRSVLDRGSLEALAAAGGGRVHDWSASVGEVLAGPGAGAGREDVVGVAGSARVREDGGYWLLPAAMVLLLAVFRRGGVLAVLAVCMLLPVAPSSLASTSAATPAANAAATVPPTAAATTAPVATARTATAPTATAPTATAWRRADQAAHARSVEAEAAYRRGDFAAAARGFAGLPGADAAYNRGNALARAGRYEEAIAAYDDALRQSPGMPDAAANRAAVEAAMQREPPPGAGGGGERPPDAGGDGRGAGQDEGKRGDDGQAPPDQDPGKEPRGDEPGPQPPPRPTDGGETPPPPDPASEADARARQQAADEAQREAMQRAIDAGDPDGSGTADDDPRQLAGQSETTAAREREEANAAWLRRVPDDPGALLRARFRNEHLRRRAGER; via the coding sequence ATGACGCTTCCGTTCGGTGAGCTCGGATTCCTGCGCCCGGCGTGGTTGCTGGCCCTCCTGCTGCTGCCCCTGCTTGCGTGGCAATGGCGGCGCCGCGCGCGACAGCGCAGCGTGTGGCGCGCAGCGGTGGACCCGCACCTGCTGCCGCATCTGCTGGTTCCGGGCCGCGGAGCGGGGCGGGGCGCCTGGGCCGGAACCGTGGTGCTGGCCGGCCTCGGGCTCGCGATCCTGGCGCTCGCCGGGCCGAGCTGGCGCTCGGTGCCGCAGCCGTTGCAGGCAGGCGGCGGCGCACTTGTGCTGGCGCTGGACCTGTCCGGCGCCACCCTGGCCAACGACCTGCAGCCGTCCCGCCTGGCCCAGGCCCGCGCCCGCCTGGACGCGATCCTGCGCGCACACACCGGCGACGTGGCGCTCGTGGTCTATGCCGACGACGCCCACGTGGTCTCGCCAATGACCGATGACGCCGCCAACGTGTCCGTGTTCCTCGACGCCCTGGCACCCGACATCATGCCCGTCGACGGCGCGCGCCCCGGACGCGCCATCGACCTGGCCGTCGAGCTGCTGGTGGGTGCCGGCCATGCCCAAGGCGAGATCCTGCTGCTGGCGCCCGGCGCCGATACGGCCGCGGTCCGCGCCGCCGCCCGCGCCGCGGGCTCGGGCCATCGCGTCTCGGCGCTGGCGATGGGCACGGCGGAGGGCGCCGGCTATCGCGGCCGCGACGGCGGGATCCACCGCAGCGTGCTGGACCGCGGATCGCTGGAGGCGCTCGCGGCAGCCGGCGGTGGACGAGTCCATGACTGGAGCGCGTCGGTCGGCGAAGTGCTTGCCGGCCCGGGTGCCGGCGCGGGGAGGGAAGACGTTGTGGGCGTGGCAGGCAGCGCCCGGGTGCGCGAGGACGGCGGCTACTGGCTGTTGCCGGCGGCCATGGTGCTGCTGCTGGCCGTGTTCCGGCGCGGCGGCGTGCTGGCCGTCCTCGCGGTCTGCATGCTGCTTCCGGTGGCCCCGTCGTCGCTCGCTTCCACGTCCGCAGCCACGCCCGCAGCCAACGCGGCCGCCACCGTACCCCCGACCGCAGCCGCAACCACCGCGCCCGTCGCCACCGCCCGTACCGCCACTGCCCCCACCGCCACTGCCCCCACCGCCACCGCGTGGCGACGCGCCGACCAGGCCGCGCACGCGCGCAGCGTCGAGGCCGAGGCGGCCTATCGCCGGGGCGATTTCGCTGCCGCCGCCCGCGGGTTCGCCGGGCTTCCGGGCGCCGACGCCGCCTACAACCGCGGCAATGCGCTGGCACGCGCCGGCCGCTACGAGGAGGCCATTGCCGCGTACGACGACGCGCTGCGGCAGTCACCGGGGATGCCCGACGCCGCGGCCAATCGCGCCGCCGTGGAAGCCGCGATGCAGCGAGAGCCGCCGCCGGGCGCTGGCGGGGGCGGCGAGCGTCCGCCGGATGCCGGCGGGGACGGGCGCGGCGCCGGCCAGGACGAAGGCAAGCGCGGTGACGACGGGCAGGCACCGCCCGACCAGGACCCGGGCAAGGAGCCGCGTGGCGACGAACCCGGCCCGCAGCCTCCGCCGCGACCGACCGATGGCGGCGAAACCCCGCCGCCACCGGATCCAGCTTCGGAGGCCGACGCCCGGGCGCGCCAGCAGGCCGCCGACGAGGCCCAGCGCGAAGCCATGCAGCGCGCGATCGACGCCGGCGATCCGGATGGCTCGGGCACGGCTGACGATGACCCGCGCCAGCTCGCCGGCCAGAGCGAAACCACTGCCGCCCGCGAGCGCGAGGAGGCCAACGCCGCCTGGCTGCGTCGCGTGCCTGACGATCCCGGCGCGCTGCTGCGTGCGCGCTTCCGCAACGAACATCTGCGCCGCCGCGCCGGAGAGCGCTGA
- a CDS encoding DUF4381 family protein: MDDGLVLRDIHLSSAPPWWPPAPGWWWLAAALLLLVAGLVAWRLHRLQRRRKLMAFFDAETAAADPAGTVAAISSLLRRAARRREPDGDRLEGDAWLAFLDQGQDPPRFDGVRGELLLDGAYRPQPDPGAVADLRLAARARFVEWMDRR; encoded by the coding sequence ATGGACGACGGGCTGGTGCTGCGCGATATCCACCTGTCCTCCGCGCCGCCCTGGTGGCCGCCGGCTCCCGGCTGGTGGTGGCTGGCGGCCGCGCTGCTGCTGCTTGTCGCCGGACTGGTCGCGTGGCGCCTGCACCGGCTGCAGCGTCGCCGGAAGCTCATGGCCTTCTTCGACGCCGAGACCGCGGCCGCGGATCCCGCGGGAACCGTCGCGGCGATCTCCTCCCTGCTGCGCCGCGCCGCCCGCCGGCGCGAACCCGACGGCGACCGCCTGGAGGGGGACGCCTGGCTGGCGTTCCTCGACCAGGGGCAGGACCCCCCGCGCTTCGACGGTGTCCGCGGAGAACTGTTGCTCGACGGCGCCTACCGCCCGCAGCCCGATCCCGGCGCCGTGGCCGACCTGCGCCTGGCCGCACGCGCGCGTTTCGTCGAATGGATGGATCGCCGCTGA
- a CDS encoding DUF58 domain-containing protein has protein sequence MHRHAGPDASPAAESGIAPSLNELIALRSLAHARGPARRGTSGLRAQAASTLRGRGMEYAESRGYAIGDDARHIDWRVTARTGRPHTKLFQAERERLTLLVADTSPALYFGTRVRFKSVQAARAGAIAAWRAVADGDRIAALRGSRSEPPVAAASGARGALRVLDALVRWYTRPAADDAGLEVSLDHARRLLRPGSRLLVLADPASVAAIPDQRWPALAAHHEVVVVLLTDPLEMHPPDDLLGFAAEASGGQEPRRVELDLADPDQRRRWQHEFPAQVASITGALAARGVRAVALSCDAPSDAWLAAAGAGRR, from the coding sequence GTGCATCGCCATGCAGGTCCCGATGCCAGCCCGGCAGCCGAGTCGGGCATCGCCCCGTCGCTCAACGAGCTCATCGCCCTGCGCAGCCTCGCGCACGCGCGTGGACCGGCACGTCGCGGGACCTCGGGACTGCGCGCGCAGGCCGCGTCGACCCTGCGCGGCCGCGGCATGGAATACGCCGAGTCGCGCGGCTACGCGATCGGCGACGACGCGCGCCACATCGACTGGCGGGTCACGGCGCGGACCGGCAGGCCCCACACCAAACTGTTCCAGGCCGAGCGCGAACGCCTCACGCTGCTGGTTGCCGACACGTCCCCGGCGCTCTATTTCGGCACGCGGGTGCGCTTCAAGTCGGTGCAGGCGGCGCGTGCGGGCGCGATCGCGGCCTGGCGTGCGGTCGCCGACGGTGACCGGATCGCGGCGCTGCGTGGCAGCCGCAGCGAGCCCCCGGTGGCGGCCGCGTCGGGCGCGCGCGGCGCGTTGCGCGTGCTCGATGCGCTGGTCCGCTGGTATACACGGCCTGCGGCCGACGATGCGGGCCTTGAGGTGTCGCTCGACCATGCCCGGCGCCTGCTGCGCCCCGGCTCCCGTCTCCTCGTCCTGGCCGATCCGGCGAGCGTTGCCGCGATTCCGGACCAGCGCTGGCCGGCGCTGGCCGCCCACCACGAGGTCGTCGTGGTCCTGTTGACCGATCCGCTGGAGATGCACCCTCCGGACGACCTGCTGGGCTTCGCGGCCGAAGCATCCGGGGGCCAGGAGCCACGCCGCGTCGAGCTCGACCTGGCCGACCCCGACCAGCGGCGGCGCTGGCAGCACGAATTCCCCGCGCAGGTCGCGTCCATCACCGGCGCGCTGGCCGCGCGGGGCGTGCGCGCGGTCGCGCTGTCCTGCGACGCCCCGAGCGATGCCTGGCTGGCGGCTGCCGGAGCGGGGCGCCGCTGA
- a CDS encoding MoxR family ATPase produces the protein MDISSNEGARLHGLFTGLRDALATEIIGQSALVERLLVALLADGHLLVEGAPGLAKTSAIRALAARVEADFARLQFTPDLLPADLTGTEVWRPQDGRFEFLPGPVFHSLLLADEINRAPAKVQSALLEAMGERQVTVGRQTYALPALFLVMATQNPIEQEGTFPLPEAQLDRFLMHVRIGYPEAEAETAILRLARERAIAALEAPSVPAERVSQADVMAARSAVLALHMAPAVERYLVEIVLASRDAGRYDEALGRRIAWGASPRGSIALERCARAHAWLAGRDFVTPDDVRAMAPDVLRHRVLPSYEATAEGWDGERLVEALLSRVPLP, from the coding sequence ATGGACATCTCTTCCAACGAAGGCGCCAGGCTGCATGGCCTCTTCACCGGCCTGCGCGACGCGCTGGCCACCGAGATCATCGGCCAGTCGGCCCTTGTCGAGCGCCTGCTGGTGGCGCTGCTGGCCGACGGGCACCTGCTGGTCGAAGGGGCGCCCGGCCTGGCCAAGACCAGCGCGATCCGCGCCCTGGCCGCACGCGTCGAAGCCGACTTCGCGCGCCTGCAGTTCACTCCCGACCTGCTCCCGGCCGACCTGACCGGGACCGAGGTCTGGCGGCCGCAGGATGGGCGCTTCGAGTTTCTTCCCGGTCCGGTCTTCCATTCGCTCCTGCTGGCCGACGAGATCAACCGCGCGCCGGCCAAGGTCCAGTCGGCGCTGCTGGAGGCCATGGGCGAGCGGCAGGTCACGGTCGGTCGGCAGACCTATGCGCTGCCGGCCCTGTTCCTGGTGATGGCGACGCAGAATCCGATCGAGCAGGAGGGAACCTTCCCGCTGCCCGAAGCCCAGCTCGACCGCTTCCTGATGCATGTCCGCATCGGCTATCCGGAAGCCGAGGCGGAGACGGCCATCCTGCGCCTGGCGCGCGAACGCGCCATCGCGGCGCTGGAGGCACCATCGGTGCCGGCCGAACGGGTGTCCCAGGCCGACGTGATGGCCGCGCGCTCGGCGGTGCTTGCGCTGCACATGGCGCCGGCCGTGGAGCGCTACCTCGTCGAGATCGTGCTGGCCTCGCGCGACGCGGGGCGCTACGACGAAGCACTGGGACGCCGGATCGCCTGGGGCGCGAGCCCGCGCGGCTCGATCGCGCTGGAACGCTGCGCGCGGGCACACGCCTGGCTCGCGGGACGGGATTTCGTCACCCCCGACGACGTCCGCGCGATGGCGCCGGATGTGCTGCGCCATCGCGTGTTGCCCAGCTACGAAGCCACGGCCGAAGGCTGGGACGGCGAGCGTCTGGTGGAGGCGCTGCTGTCGCGGGTGCCGCTGCCGTGA